ATTAGGGCTGAACGCCAAGCTGGCCAAACGGGCAGGCCTGCTTCACGATATTGGTAAGGTTTGGCCCGAAGAAGCCGAACTGCCCCACGCTATCCTGGGCATGGAGCTGGCGAAAAAATACAAGGAGAACCCTGAAGTTATCAATGCGATCGGCGCTCACCATGACGAGATCGAGATGACCAGCATGATTTCGCCCATTGTTCAGGTCTGCGATGCGGTATCGGGTTCGCGACCCGGCGCCCGACGCGAAATGATGGAGTCGTATATCAAACGGCTGAAAGAACTGGAAGAGCTAGCAGGTAATTTCCCCGGTGTAACAAAATGCTACGCCATTCAGGCTGGCCGCGAACTTCGGATTATGGTCGATGCAGACCACGTTTCCGACGAGCGGGCTGGTGTTCTATCGTACGAAATCTCACAGAAGATCGAAAAAGAAATGCAGTACCCCGGTCAGATCAAGGTGACGGTCATCCGGGAAATGCGGGCGGTTGCTTACGCAAAATAGTACTAAGGTAATTTTTCAAAGCGGATGCCGGATGAGCGTATATTTCTCTTATCCGGCATCCGCTTTTTTATACCTACTCCTCTCCATTTTCCATCATACACACGCTGATGACGCCTGGAGGCTATAAAATCTGACGTAGCGAGTCGATCATTTACTAATTTTTTTCAGAGTAGGGGCCAGCAAAGAGAATTCGGCAAAAGCGCCATTCCCTAAAATAGATCACTTCTTACTTGAATGATTTGCCATCTTTTAATGGGAATATCCGTAACCAAACAGCATAATCTATAACCTTTTTACACAGATATATTCAATTTTTTAACATAATAATTCAATTATTTTTAAACTAGAGCCCTTTTTTTCGGTTAAATTCTGTCGATAAATCCTTTTGATAGACAAGGGTTATCAGATGAATCCGAATCAGCAAACTGGCCGATTCATCTGGCAGAAGTTTTACTCAATAGATAAACCACGAGAATGAAAAAGGGGGTACTGTTCATGCTATTTATAGGTTTAATCAGCAATACCTGGGCTGCTTACGCCATCAACTGGAATCCAGGTAAACTTACCTTACGCAACGGCGTTGAGCTTCAGGGCGATCTGAATTTCAATTGGAAAGCCGATATCGTCCAGTACCGTCAGGAGGATAAAGTAAAGGCGTACTCAATCGATCAGGTAAGCAACTTTGTGTATTTCGACAACCAGCTCAACAACCTTCGCAAATTCGTGGCGATCAACGATTGCTACTTACTCCAGCATGGACGACCGCAGTTTCTCGAAGAAATTGCCTCAGGAACACTCATGGTATACCGGAGCTTGCGTATTACCCACAGTCCTGGCAACGCAGCCAATTTTGATATGGATGGCAAGCTGATGAAAAGTACGAATGCCTTTGTGTATGTGGTGCATAGCGGTAACGAATGGCTTGGCCTGAACGAATTTTACAGCCAGCGCTGGCCACAACTCATGTCGCACTACAAAGACGAGTTGAAGTATTATATAAAAAATCCCCGGAACGAAGTGTCCAGACTGGTCAACCGAATGGTATTGATCTGTAAATACAATGCCTTGATTGCGAAAAAGATAACGCAGGAGCCATCTTCATCAAGCTATTTTACTACCGATCAGACGGATGGAAACAACCTCCGATAAGCCATCCCAATAGAGCTAAAAGGATGCCGGTTAAAGCCGTGTTAGCTGAAATGCCATTACCGGTTGCTACGTATACTTACTGGAAGAGTTATTCCAATCGCCTTGTTCAAGGACAGTTATCCATTGAGCAAGGCGATTCATGTATTGATCATCAGAACTGGTCGGGGCCCATAAATCCGTTACTTTTGCCACCATACAGGTCTATACACCAGACTATGCTGCATAGTAAGATGAGAACATTATCAATTCTTGCTGAGCGACTGGCATCTTACCATAAAGTCTGTACATTTAACCTACTATGGATTTCTTAACTGCCGTTTTACTTGTACTGCTGGGCGCGGGTGGAGGTGTTGCTCTAGCCAATACCCTTCGAAAACGTACCGGCCTCACCAATGTCCAGCGCGACTCCGTTCTGTTGCTCGAACGCATCGAGAAAGTGTTCAAAGTGGTAATGGCAGAAGGGTACTTTTCTGAGATTTACAATTACCAGGATCAGAAAAAGATTTTGTATCTGCTCAATGATCCAAAAAAGGCAATGGTCATCGCCAAATCAAAGGTATTAGTTGGCTTCGACTTTGCGAAAGTTCGGTTTCGGGCTCCGGTCAATGGCGAAAAAAAGTTAGTTATCGACTCATTTCCAGAGCCGGAAGTACTTTCGATTGATACGGACTATAAATTTTATGATATCCAGGCTGGTATTTTGAACCACTTCAGCGGTGCAGATTACACACAGATTCTGGAAGAGGCTAAGAAGGCCATGAACGAACGGGCTATGCAAAGCGATCTGCCCAAAATTGCTAACAATCAGATTCAGTACATGATATATCAGTTGGCCAGTTCGATGGGCTGGCACCTGCAACTCCCCGAAGCGGAGCAACGCGAACTTGAGGCACTGAAAGCACAGGCCGAAACAACAAGCCAGCCCCCGAAGCTACTGACCGGACGTACCAACGAATAAAAAGCAGCTGAAACCAAGCAGATTTCAACTGATAATCCGTTTAGATGGTAATGTCTTTACGCCCTTTGTTCTATGAAAAATCTGTACTTCCTGCTTCTCTTTCCGCTCCTCACCTACGCCCAGATCGATAACGATGGAGGACAGTTCTGCCGGGCAGGCAAAATACATTACTTCGGCCAACTAGCTACTAATCCGAAAGCGCGAATGGCCTATCCAGGCGATGCCTCAATCGACGTAACGTATTATGGCCTTGATCTTCGACTGAGCACTTCACCAGCCAATATGACGGCTGCGACGACCATTACCCTTAAAAGCACGGTTTCCGGCCTGACAAGTTTTTTTCTGGACCTTAACTCAGCAACTACGTCCAGTGCCGGCCTTAAAGTCGATTCGGTCAAGACAGGAACTCAGAAACTCACA
This window of the Spirosoma aerolatum genome carries:
- a CDS encoding DUF4230 domain-containing protein, encoding MDFLTAVLLVLLGAGGGVALANTLRKRTGLTNVQRDSVLLLERIEKVFKVVMAEGYFSEIYNYQDQKKILYLLNDPKKAMVIAKSKVLVGFDFAKVRFRAPVNGEKKLVIDSFPEPEVLSIDTDYKFYDIQAGILNHFSGADYTQILEEAKKAMNERAMQSDLPKIANNQIQYMIYQLASSMGWHLQLPEAEQRELEALKAQAETTSQPPKLLTGRTNE